The genomic DNA AGTTGGTGGTAAGGATGAAAAAATTACCGTGGTTAACCGGGCACAAGGTAGTGGGACCCGTGCAACGTTTGAAAAATGGGGTTTAGACAATGCTAAGGTGGCCACTAGTCAAGAACAAGATTCTAATGGAACTGTTCAAAAAATTGTTAGCACCACACCAGGTGCCATCAGTTACTTGGCCTTTTCATACGTCAAGAGTGATGTTCAGGCGCTTTCAATCGATAATGTCAAACCAACGGAAGCTAACGTTGCCACGAACAAGTGGAAGATTTGGGCATACGAACACATGTATACTAAGGGCCAACCAACTGGGGAGTTGAAGAACTTCTTAACATACATGACGTCGAAAGCTGTTCAAGGGAGCCTAGTTAAGAAATTAGGGTACATTCCGCTGACTTCGATGAAGGTTGATCGCGGGCAATCAGGTGCGATTACTGATCTAAAATAAATAATGATAGCTAAAAAGTCGAGCAGATGCTCGACTTTTTTTGTGAACACGGCTAAGACAGCTGTGTGGTATTAATGGCTAGTAAGAAAACGTCTGAGTAACTAGTAAAATGGCGCTGGTGATTGGAAAAATTAGTTATTAAGTAAGCTAATCATAAACACTTGGACTTGAAACAACTAATTTAGCGTTACTATCCAAAAGTAAGATGAATGCTCAAAGTCGCTTGTTTTAGTTGAATCTGAAAAGACCAATCTTTTTCAAAGTTAGCATGCACACTAATGTGGCTACTGCTTGTCAACAGGAGCACCCGTAAGCAGACATTTAAGTACGGGTGACTGGAATTTCTGTATATTGTTCACCTTGTTCAGCAAAGGTCACTTGACCACTCAGCAAGTTGGTGATGGCTTGCTGAACCGAAGTTACCTCAGATTGGGTCACCGCAATGAGTTGCGTGACTTGAACACCATAGTCAGTATCGAGCGTTGTTAGCTGATTTTGTTGTAAATAGTAGGCTAAGGCATCAACGTTTCGATAATCAAGGGTGATTGCGATGCGGGCTTGTAAGACGCGCTGGACCTTACCGCTAACTTCGATGGCTTCAGCCGGGGTCCCATTGTAGGCGCGAATAAGACCACCAGCGCCAAGTTTGACACCACCAAAGTAACGAGTCACGACCGCTAGCACGTCATGTAATTCATTAGTCTTTAAAACTTCTAAGATTGGTGATCCGGCGGTTCCTACTGGTTCACCATCGTCACTCATTCGTTGAATATGGTCATCATCACCAAGCATGTAAGCAAAGCAATTGTGGTTAGCTTTAGGATTAGCCGTGCGAACCGCCGCAATTTTAGTTTGAGCATCTGCTTCGTCACTAATGCGGTATAGATGAGCAATGAAACGGGATTTTTTTATAGTTTGTTCAAATACTGTGTCTTGAGTAATGGTGTAGTAAGGGTTAGTCAAATTAATCGGTTCCTTTCGTGAATAAGTCGCTAAAGTGCGTATTTGATAGCTGAGAGGGGGAAACGTTATGGAAGCACAAGCATTATATGGCCGCCAGCTAGCGTTATCCGCACATGAAGCAACCGCGGTACCTGCTGGCGTTCAGGTATTGCCGGCCATGCAAGTTGATGAGCATAACGTTATTTGTCAGCGTTGTGGCAGCTATTTAGATCGACTACGGGCCCAGTTGCCTAAGCAGCAATATTATTGCTATCAATGTTTGAATTTAGGTCGGGTGAGTACGCTTGTTAAACTCTATCATATGCCAGAACCAAATGATTTTGCAACGGTCCCGGTCTGCACATGGCATGGAACGCTGACAACTCAACAAGCAGCTTGTGCCCAATCGATTCAGGCTAATTTTATCGCCCACAAACGCCAATTATTATGGGCAGTAACGGGTGCTGGTAAGACTGAAATGTTATTTCCTGGTATTGCGTGGGCATTAGCGCATCGATGGCGTGTTGCCATTGCGTCACCACGAGTGGACGTTTGTTTAGAGTTAGCACCGCGGCTACAAGCGGCCTTTGCCGATGCTCAAATCGCTGTTCTACATGGGCATAATCCAGAACCTTATCGGTATACACAATTGACGATTTGTACGACACATCAACTGCTACGCTTTCGCCAGGCATTTGACGTCTTGATTATTGATGAAGTTGATGCGTTTCCATTTGCGGCCAACCCGCGCTTAGCTTTTGCGGTGAATCAGGCTGCTAAAGTGAACGGGGCCATTCTTTATTTAACTGCGACGCCGAGTCGGGCGTTATTAAAGCAAGTCCGACGGGGAGAGTTAGCCATTAGTTATTTGCCATTGCGGTTTCACCAACACTTGTTACCACCAATTAAGGTCCGTTTGCAACCTAACTGGCACCAACTGTTACTTCAGGGAAAATTACCACGTTGTCTCGTGCAACAATTACAAAAATATCAGCACAATCATCGGCGTTTCTTGCTCTTTGTTCCCCGGATTCAACAGTTAGCATCGGTATATGCAGCACTACGCCATTATTGTCCACAAATGATGGGGCAGACAGTTTATTCGGCTGATCCAGAACGGTTGACTAAGGTCCAACAAATGCGGTCCAAACAGCTGCAGTACTTAGTTACGACAACGATTTTAGAACGCGGAGTGACCTTTCCGGGGATTGATGTGATTGTTCTTGGTGCGGATGATGCCGTGTTTTCCACGGCCGCACTTGTTCAAATTGCAGGCCGAGTGGGGCGCAGTCGTGATCGGCCAACTGGACTTGTGTGGTTTATTTGTCATAGTCACGGTCGGAATGTCAAACGCGCGCAGCGGCAGATTCAAACAATTAATCAAAAGGGGCGGCGATTACGTGCCACAATGCCTACTGTGCCATAACAATATGTCAACTAAGGTCACGTTGCCATGGATACTTAGTTGGCAGCCAGTACCGTTGCGGGTCGTCTGTTCAGTTTGCTGGCAACAATTCGTGCCTATTGACCGGCTAACGGCGTGTCCAAGTTGTGGACGTGCTCAGAAAAAATTACAGCGGTGTCTGGATTGTCAACGTTGGCTTGAATTGGCATCGTTCCATAACGAAGCACTCTTCACTTACAATGACGCGATGCATGATTATTTTCAGCGCTATAAGTTTCAAGGAGATTATCAATTGCGGCGAGTATTTGCAACGGTGATACAGCAGGCCGTGGCTGAGCGGGATGCTGATATTTGTCTAGCAATTCCTGTCACACCAACCACAATGCAAACGCGAGGATTTAATCAAGTTGCGGGCTGGTTAGCTGCTGAACCGGCTCCAGTGATAACGACACGAGCGACCGCTAAATCGGTCCCCCAGTCGAAAAAGGGCCGGCAAGCACGATTGCAGACCCCTCAGCCATTCAGCATAGTAGGGAAGACCACGTTGACTAATCAGCATATTTTATTAGTGGATGATATTTATACGACTGGTCGGACGATTCGCCACGCGGCCGCACTACTTTTGGAAAACGGTGCCAAGAGCGTGACAGGGCTAACCCTTGCCCGCTAATTTGAATGGAAAGTGGCATTTGGATTGTTTATTGTAGCGCTTTCTATTATAATAAGTTTAAGCAAAGTAATTAAAGAGTGGTCCTTTAATTACTTTGGGTACACAGCAATGTGTGTGAAGGGAGAGAAGATCTATGCTAAATTTTAATATTCGCGGTGAAAATATCGAAGTGACCCAAGCAATTCGGGACTACGTTCAAAAACGGGTGGGTAAGTTACAGAAGTACTTTGACAAACAGGTTGACGCAATTGCCCATGTCAACTTAAAAGTTCACCCAGACAAGACGGCTAAAGTCGAAGTCACTATTCCACTTCCCTATTTAGTTCTCCGGGCAGAAGAAACTTCTCCTGATATGTATGCTAGTGTTGATTTGGTGACTGACAAGTTGGAACGCCAAATCCGCAAGTATAAAACTAAGGTTAACCGCAAATCCCGTGAAAAGGGTTATAAAGCGATTGACTTTGCAGCGACTGATGAAACAGTTGCCGCTGCCGACAATGATCAGGACGATAAGTTAGACGTTGTACGCACCAAACGAGTGGCGTTAAAGCCAATGGATAATGAAGAAGCGATTCTACAAATGGATATGCTCGGCCATGACTTCTTTATCTACGAAGATGCGGAAACGGATGCCATTAACATCGTCTATCGGCGTAACGATGGTCGTTATGGTTTGATTGAAACCGACGATAATCACTAATTTTAAAAGTGCAACTTATGAGAACTGGTCAGTTGGCCAGTTCTTTATTTTTGATCAGTAAGCCCGGTTTAGCCATTATTCATGAGAGTCACTCAGCCCAACGTGGCTCGTCAGAATTAAAAAGAGGGGGTTAGTGCTTGTGACGACGTTGTTAAAGACTAATATTTAGTTAAGGATGTAAATAAAGCGTTGAACGGTATCGGTTACATAGGGGCCTGTGGTTTTCATTACTAGTAAATAATGGTAAAATGACAGATGGTATTTTATTTTGAAATGGACAATTGAAATTAAAATTAAGATTAATTATTTGGAGAGGATACGTAAATGGCCAACATTTTAAAACGCTGGGTTGAAAGCGACAAGCGGATTATTCGGCGTCTGGATAAGATTGCTAATAAAGTTGAAGCTTATGCTGACGAATACGCCAAGTTAAGTGATGCTGACTTGCAAGCGAAAACCCCAGAATTTCGTGAACGGTACAAGGAGGGCGAATCGTTAGACGATTTGTTGCCAGAAGCATTTGCAACGGCGCGTGAAGGTGCAAAACGGGTACTTGGATTATATCCATTCCACGTTCAAATTCTTGGTGGTATCGTGTTACACGAGGGTGATATCGCTGAAATGAAGACTGGTGAAGGGAAGACCTTAACGGCCACCATGCCAGTTTATTTGAATGCGATCTCTGGTAAGGGTGTCCACGTTGTAACGGTTAATGAATACTTATCAGCGCGTGACGCGACTGAGATGGGCGAACTTTACAACTGGTTAGGAATGAGTGTCGGTATTAATGGGGCTGAAAAGTCACCAGAAGAAAAGCGCGCAGCTTATAATGCCGATATTACTTACTCAACGAACGGTGAAATTGGGTTTGATTACTTACGTGATAACATGGTGGTTTATCGTGAAGATATGGTCCAACGGCCACTGAATTTCGCAATTATTGATGAAGTGGACTCCATTTTAATCGATGAGGCGCGGACACCATTAATCATTTCTGGTCAGTCGGAAGGAACGACCGGGATGTATAAGCGGGCTGATCGGTTTGCCAAGACGTTAACCAAGGATGAGGATTACAAGGTCGACTTGGAATCTAAGACTGTTGCATTATTAGACGAAGGGATTCGGAAGGCTGAAAAGTATTTTGGCTTGGAAAATCTTTATGATACTGATAATACGGCGCTGAACCATTACTTGGATGAAGCCTTACGTGCTAATTACATCATGTTGAAGGATAAAGACTACGTGATTTCCGATGGTCAAGCATTGATTGTTGATTCCTTTACGGGACGGATCATGGATGGTCGGCGTTTCTCTGATGGTTTGCATCAAGCAATCGAAGCTAAAGAACATGTTGAGATTCAAGAAGAAACCAAGACAATGGCGAATATCACGTACCAAAACTTATTCCGGATGTACAAAAAGTTATCTGGGATGACTGGGACGGCTAAGACGGAACAAGAAGAATTCCGCGAAATCTATAACATGGAAGTTATTACGATTCCAACCAACCGGCCAATGATTCGTGATGATCGTTCAGATTTGCTTTACCCAACGTTACAAAGTAAGTTTAACGCCGTGGTTAAAGAAATTAAACAACTCCACGAAAAGGGGCAACCAATGTTAATTGGGACCGTTGCCGTGGAAACATCAGAGTACTTATCGCATCGTTTGGATGAGGAAAATATTCCGCACGTGGTTCTGAACGCTAAGAACCATGCGAAGGAAGCCGATATTGTGGCGAACGCTGGTCAACGCGGTGCAGTTACAATTGCCACCAACATGGCTGGTCGTGGGACTGATATTAAATTGGGACCGGGTGTTAAAGAGGTCGGCGGGTTAGCTGTCATTGGTACGGAACGGCATGAGTCCCGACGGATCGATAACCAATTGCGGGGCCGTGCTGGTCGTCAAGGTGATCCTGGTATGTCACAATTCTACCTCTCACTTGAAGATGATTTGATGCTACGGTTCGGTTCAGAACGGATCAAGAACTTCTTACAACGGATGAACGTTGAAGATGATGATGCGGTCATTCAATCACGGATGATTACCCGCCAAGTTGAATCAGCTCAAAAACGGGTTGAAGGGAATAACTATGATTCCCGGAAGAACGTTTTACAATATGATGATGTCATGCGGGCACAACGTGAAGTGATTTACGGTGAGCGCCAACAAGTCATTATGGAAGAAAAATCCTTAAAGCCGGTCATTATGCCAATGATCAAGCGGACTGTCGAACGAACGGTTCAACTTCACATGCAGGGTGATTCCAAGGATTGGGATTTGGATGCGGTCGTTGATTTTGCCCAAGCAGCAATGGTCAAGGAAGACTCGATTAGTGTGGCTGATTTAAAGGGTAAGTCACCGGCGGAGGTTGAGGCTTACTTGATGGACCGCGTTGATAAGATTTATGCTGATAAGGCTAAACAGCTTTACGATGCTGGTCAGATGCTAGAATTTGAAAAAGTCGTGATTTTACGAGTGGTCGATTCACATTGGACTGACCATATTGATGCGATGGATCAATTACGGCAATCGATCGGCTTACGGGGCTATGGTCAGTTGAATCCATTAGTTGAATACCAACGTGATGGTTATCAGATGTTTGAAGAAATGGTTGCAGATATTGATTACGATACGACCCGTCTCTTCATGAAGTCCGAAATTCGCCAAAATATTCAACGTTAAAATTTAACGTTAGTGCTAGCGAGTCTGAGACCAAGGTCTTAGGCTCGTTTTACAATTTTAATTGATATTAAATAATTAATAAATAAGTTGAAAGAAGGGTTCTTTGTGGAATTAAGTGAATATAAACACCTGATCGAAGAAATGCAAAGTGCTGTCGACGACTTTAGGGGGTCGCTTTGACTTAGATGCTTTGAACGAAAGCATTCAAGAAAATGAAGCCCGCATGGCCGATCCCGGTTTTTGGGACGATCAAGCAGCTGCACAGAAGGTTATTGATGATAATAATGTCTTGAAAGGCAAGTATGAGACGTTTAAACAGTTAGCTGATGAAGTTGGGGATTTGGCGGTCGCGTACGAATTATTAAACGAGGAACCAGATGCTGAGATGCAGGCTGAGTTTGAAACGGATTTCCAGCACGCCGAACACGATTTACAACAGTACCGGCTCAATCTGCTTTTAGATGGGCCCTATGATCGCAACAATGCCATTTTGGAAATTCATCCAGGAGCTGGTGGGACTGAATCTCAAGACTGGGGTGCCATGTTACTACGGATGTATACTCGATGGGCGGCCAGCCATAACTTTAAGGTTGAAACGGTGGACTATCAAGCTGGTGATGAGGCTGGTATTAAGAGCGTAACCTTACTAATTAGTGGTCACAATGCGTACGGATATTTGCGCTCTGAAAAAGGTGTTCACCGGTTAGTTCGGATTTCACCATTTGATGCAGCTGGGCGGCGGCATACATCATTTGCTAGTGTTGATGTGATGCCCGAACTAGATGATACGGTTGATGTTGACATTCGGCCTGAAGATTTAAAAATTGATGTTTATCGGGCCAGTGGTGCCGGTGGTCAACATGTCAATAAAACTTCTTCAGCAGTGCGCATTACCCATGTGCCAACGGGAATTGTGGTTGCCAGTCAGGCGCAGCGGTCACAATTACAAAACCGGCAAACGGCGTTGAATATGTTACGAGCGAAGCTATACGAGCGCGAAGAAGAGAAAAAGGCCAAGGAACGGGCTGCAATTCAAGGTGAACAGATGGATATTGGCTGGGGGTCACAAATTCGATCCTACGTCTTCCATCCGTACACGATGGTTAAAGATCATCGGACTAATTATGAATCACATGATGGCCAGGCTGTGATGGACGGGGACCTTGATCCGTTTATGGATGCTTATTTACAATGGAAATTAGCCCAGCGCAATCCGCAATAGATTTGCACATATACTAAGGTGACCTATCGTTGCGTAGGTCATCTTAGTATTTTTTTAGTCACTAGTCTTATAATATAGAGATATTAACGTGGTAATAGCACGACTAACGGAATTGAAACGTCGTTGGTCTCCTTCGGCAAAAATGCTATACTAACTTCAGAGTTTAACGTTAGGGGTCACGCACATGCAGGTATTAAAGATTTTTGAATTGTTTCTTTTACAACCGTTAGTCTGGTTAGGGTTGTTACGTAGCTATTTAACCGCTAAACGACGAGTCAAGAATGAGCGTCAGTATTTTCATAGTGCCATCAACCCACAATTAGTTGAAGTCCGTCACTTTTTAATGGATGGCTGTTTGTTAGGAATTCTAATGACCGCTATTAGCTTGGCATTGGGATTAGTGGTGGCTCCCATCTGGGTCGTAATTTACGAAGCGGTGGCAGCAATCAGTTTAATTATTATTCCAGGGGCATTGGCACCAGTGACGGCGTTTGGTTTGAGTTGGTTAATTTATTGGGCCATGAGTCCGGAACTAACTACGGTTGGTGGTGTTCTACAACGACACGGTTTTGCCACAACGAGCATGAGTGGTAGCTTAGTCGTGAACGGGTTGATATTACTGGCAATCGTTTTAGCTACTACGGCGATATTGTTACGTTGGCATGATCAGGATGGTCGTTCGCCACAGTTACAACCGGATCAACGTGGTAAACGGCTTGTTCGCTATCGGTGGCAGCAATTGGTGGTTTTACCAGTTGGGGTATTGATTCCTGGCGATTGGTTGCACGCAGTATTTAGCTGGTGGCCAGTTTTTATGGTTGGTGAACGGTCCTTTAGTATTTTATTGTTACCTTTGTTAATTGGGACAAGCGTTCGAGTTTATAAACAGTTGCCACAAATTGCGTGGCGTCAATTAGCAAGTCGCTTTAGTTGGGTTGCAGTGGTTAGTGTATTGGTTGCAATTATTGCACGTTTTGCGGCACTCAGTCCGCAGTGGCTCCTGGCACTGATGGGGTTGGTTGTGGTGCTAACTTGGGGAATCTTAGCACAGCACCGGTATCATGATCGTCATCAGCAGTTTCGATACGCGGATACGGAGCAAGGGGTGCGAGTAATTGGTTTAAGACCACACACACCGGCTGATAAATTAAACCTCGATTTAGGGGATATTATCTTGGAGTGTAATCGGCAACCGGTTAATACGGAGGCCCAATTTTATGCGGCTTTACTTAAAAGTCCGACATATGTTCATTTAAAAGTGCGTAATCGGCAACAGGAATTGATTATTACCGAAACGGCGATCTATAATGGCGCCCCACACGAGTTAGGAATTGTGTTATTCACTGATCTGGAGGATTAATGACCATGGATAAGATTTTAGTGGTAGACGATGAGCCGGCTATCGTGACGTTATTATCATATAACTTGAAGCAGGCGGGGTATGAAGTTGTGACAGCGACGAATGGTGCGGACGCGTTGTCCTTAGGTTTAGCTCAATCATTTACTTGTATTTTATTAGATTTAATGTTGCCTAAGCTCGATGGGATGGAAGTCACTAAAAAGTTACGGCAAGAGAAAGTTCAGACACCGATCATTATCGTGACGGCTAAAAATGATGAATTTGATAAAGTATTCGGCCTAGAATTAGGTGCGGATGACTATATTACGAAGCCATTCTCACCACGTGAGGTGCTTGCTCGGATTAAAGCTGTTATTCGGCGAACGACGCCAGATGAACCAGTGACACCACCGGCACCAGGGATACCTGCCAATCGTTCGGTGATGCTAGTTGGGGATTTGCAAATTGATCAAAATAAGTATCGGGTTGCACGTAATGGTCACAATATTAGTTTGACGCCTAAGGAATTTGAGTTACTGGTGTACTTTGTGGAACGAGAAGGCCGAGTGCTTAGTCGTGATGCGATTTTAAACCATGTTTGGGGATATGACTATGCTAGTGAAACTCGGATTGTTGACATCCACATTTCACATTTACGTGAAAAAATTGAAGTTGATCCTAAGCAGCCGCGGTTAATTCGGACAGTACGAGGGTTTGGCTATGAATTTGTTGGTGACAACCATGCATAATCGCTGGCAACAGACAACCCGATTGTTACTCATGGAAAATGTATTGACTATCCTGATCGTGTTGGTTGTGTTACAGCATTTTTCGCCAATTAAGTGGTCTTGGCAATTAGCGAGTAGTTTAGGGTGCGCCTGGTTGGTTCTGGCAGTTATTGAAGGAATCATTGTTTGGCGGCAACAGAGTGAACGTCAAAAGACCATTGACCGCATGGAGGCCAAACTCCGCCAGATGAGTAGCCAACAGTTTCCACCACATATTTTATTACCCCAATCAGATCCGTTGTATAGTTTGGCGCAGGCTGTCAATCAGTTAGAAAGTTACCAGAAACACCAGACGCGACGTGCGGAATTGCAAGAAAAAGAATTAATGATGATTATGCGCTACTTACCCGTGGGTGTGATGGTTATTGATCATCGGCGGCAAGTTCAACTATCAAATCCGGCAATGAGTGAACTACTGCAAGTCTCTGTTAACACGGTGGCTCATATTTATACGAAAGACATTCAACTATACGCGTTGACTAAATTAATTGAGGACACGATTACTAGTGGCCATAATCAGCGGGCAACGATTACCTTGACACCGGCGCCCAATACGCAAGTGGTTGAGGCTTCGACTGTTTACATTCAAGGTAATCGGTCGCAATTTCAAATCGTCTTGATGTCGTACGATATTACTGAAGTGTACATGATTGAACAGATGCAAGATGATTTTGTCAGTAATGCGAGTCACGAGTTGAAGACGCCAATCACGGCAATTTCTGGTTTTACCGAAACCTTGCTAAGTGGGGCCAAGGATGATCCGGCAACTTTAGATCAATTTTTGCATATTATTGCTGATGAGAGTCAACGGTTAATTGATTTAATTCAAGATGTTTTATCATTATCGCGAATCCGGGCGCAGAATACGACACTGTTAACATTGGTGCCAGTAGCTGTTCGACCGTTGATTGAACAAGAACTCGTAGTGGTCCAACAGGCGATTGAACGACAACATTTAACGATCAATAATCAAGTTGACGCAGATTTAACGGTAACGAGTGATCCGCAGAAACTGAACCAGATTGTCAAAAATTTGCTAACAAATGCAATCAAGTATAACCGGCCCCGTGGGAGTGTAACGATTGCAACACTGGTCAGTCAGCAGACTTGGTCATTAATTGTTAAGGATACGGGAATCGGCATCAGTGCAGATGATCAACAGCGTATTTTTGAACGGTTTTACCGTGCAAGCCCATCGCGCTCACAGCAGCTAGTGAGTGGGACTGGGCTGGGACTGGCAATTGTTCAAGAATTGGTACACGCGATGCACGGTACGATTGAAGTTGTTAGCCAACGGGGTGTGGGGACAACGATGACGGTCACGTTACCGATATCAGCGGTTGAATAGGACCTAGTAGTGTTGGCCGAATTATTTCAGACTAATTTTAAGTGTCGCCAGTTGATGACCAGTGGGTGAAG from Lactiplantibacillus paraplantarum includes the following:
- a CDS encoding ComF family protein; translation: MSTKVTLPWILSWQPVPLRVVCSVCWQQFVPIDRLTACPSCGRAQKKLQRCLDCQRWLELASFHNEALFTYNDAMHDYFQRYKFQGDYQLRRVFATVIQQAVAERDADICLAIPVTPTTMQTRGFNQVAGWLAAEPAPVITTRATAKSVPQSKKGRQARLQTPQPFSIVGKTTLTNQHILLVDDIYTTGRTIRHAAALLLENGAKSVTGLTLAR
- the pnpS gene encoding two-component system histidine kinase PnpS, which translates into the protein MHNRWQQTTRLLLMENVLTILIVLVVLQHFSPIKWSWQLASSLGCAWLVLAVIEGIIVWRQQSERQKTIDRMEAKLRQMSSQQFPPHILLPQSDPLYSLAQAVNQLESYQKHQTRRAELQEKELMMIMRYLPVGVMVIDHRRQVQLSNPAMSELLQVSVNTVAHIYTKDIQLYALTKLIEDTITSGHNQRATITLTPAPNTQVVEASTVYIQGNRSQFQIVLMSYDITEVYMIEQMQDDFVSNASHELKTPITAISGFTETLLSGAKDDPATLDQFLHIIADESQRLIDLIQDVLSLSRIRAQNTTLLTLVPVAVRPLIEQELVVVQQAIERQHLTINNQVDADLTVTSDPQKLNQIVKNLLTNAIKYNRPRGSVTIATLVSQQTWSLIVKDTGIGISADDQQRIFERFYRASPSRSQQLVSGTGLGLAIVQELVHAMHGTIEVVSQRGVGTTMTVTLPISAVE
- a CDS encoding YigZ family protein, with translation MTNPYYTITQDTVFEQTIKKSRFIAHLYRISDEADAQTKIAAVRTANPKANHNCFAYMLGDDDHIQRMSDDGEPVGTAGSPILEVLKTNELHDVLAVVTRYFGGVKLGAGGLIRAYNGTPAEAIEVSGKVQRVLQARIAITLDYRNVDALAYYLQQNQLTTLDTDYGVQVTQLIAVTQSEVTSVQQAITNLLSGQVTFAEQGEQYTEIPVTRT
- the secA gene encoding preprotein translocase subunit SecA — its product is MANILKRWVESDKRIIRRLDKIANKVEAYADEYAKLSDADLQAKTPEFRERYKEGESLDDLLPEAFATAREGAKRVLGLYPFHVQILGGIVLHEGDIAEMKTGEGKTLTATMPVYLNAISGKGVHVVTVNEYLSARDATEMGELYNWLGMSVGINGAEKSPEEKRAAYNADITYSTNGEIGFDYLRDNMVVYREDMVQRPLNFAIIDEVDSILIDEARTPLIISGQSEGTTGMYKRADRFAKTLTKDEDYKVDLESKTVALLDEGIRKAEKYFGLENLYDTDNTALNHYLDEALRANYIMLKDKDYVISDGQALIVDSFTGRIMDGRRFSDGLHQAIEAKEHVEIQEETKTMANITYQNLFRMYKKLSGMTGTAKTEQEEFREIYNMEVITIPTNRPMIRDDRSDLLYPTLQSKFNAVVKEIKQLHEKGQPMLIGTVAVETSEYLSHRLDEENIPHVVLNAKNHAKEADIVANAGQRGAVTIATNMAGRGTDIKLGPGVKEVGGLAVIGTERHESRRIDNQLRGRAGRQGDPGMSQFYLSLEDDLMLRFGSERIKNFLQRMNVEDDDAVIQSRMITRQVESAQKRVEGNNYDSRKNVLQYDDVMRAQREVIYGERQQVIMEEKSLKPVIMPMIKRTVERTVQLHMQGDSKDWDLDAVVDFAQAAMVKEDSISVADLKGKSPAEVEAYLMDRVDKIYADKAKQLYDAGQMLEFEKVVILRVVDSHWTDHIDAMDQLRQSIGLRGYGQLNPLVEYQRDGYQMFEEMVADIDYDTTRLFMKSEIRQNIQR
- the hpf gene encoding ribosome hibernation-promoting factor, HPF/YfiA family encodes the protein MLNFNIRGENIEVTQAIRDYVQKRVGKLQKYFDKQVDAIAHVNLKVHPDKTAKVEVTIPLPYLVLRAEETSPDMYASVDLVTDKLERQIRKYKTKVNRKSREKGYKAIDFAATDETVAAADNDQDDKLDVVRTKRVALKPMDNEEAILQMDMLGHDFFIYEDAETDAINIVYRRNDGRYGLIETDDNH
- the prfB gene encoding peptide chain release factor 2 (programmed frameshift), yielding MELSEYKHLIEEMQSAVDDFRGSLDLDALNESIQENEARMADPGFWDDQAAAQKVIDDNNVLKGKYETFKQLADEVGDLAVAYELLNEEPDAEMQAEFETDFQHAEHDLQQYRLNLLLDGPYDRNNAILEIHPGAGGTESQDWGAMLLRMYTRWAASHNFKVETVDYQAGDEAGIKSVTLLISGHNAYGYLRSEKGVHRLVRISPFDAAGRRHTSFASVDVMPELDDTVDVDIRPEDLKIDVYRASGAGGQHVNKTSSAVRITHVPTGIVVASQAQRSQLQNRQTALNMLRAKLYEREEEKKAKERAAIQGEQMDIGWGSQIRSYVFHPYTMVKDHRTNYESHDGQAVMDGDLDPFMDAYLQWKLAQRNPQ
- a CDS encoding response regulator transcription factor → MTMDKILVVDDEPAIVTLLSYNLKQAGYEVVTATNGADALSLGLAQSFTCILLDLMLPKLDGMEVTKKLRQEKVQTPIIIVTAKNDEFDKVFGLELGADDYITKPFSPREVLARIKAVIRRTTPDEPVTPPAPGIPANRSVMLVGDLQIDQNKYRVARNGHNISLTPKEFELLVYFVEREGRVLSRDAILNHVWGYDYASETRIVDIHISHLREKIEVDPKQPRLIRTVRGFGYEFVGDNHA
- a CDS encoding DEAD/DEAH box helicase, with translation MEAQALYGRQLALSAHEATAVPAGVQVLPAMQVDEHNVICQRCGSYLDRLRAQLPKQQYYCYQCLNLGRVSTLVKLYHMPEPNDFATVPVCTWHGTLTTQQAACAQSIQANFIAHKRQLLWAVTGAGKTEMLFPGIAWALAHRWRVAIASPRVDVCLELAPRLQAAFADAQIAVLHGHNPEPYRYTQLTICTTHQLLRFRQAFDVLIIDEVDAFPFAANPRLAFAVNQAAKVNGAILYLTATPSRALLKQVRRGELAISYLPLRFHQHLLPPIKVRLQPNWHQLLLQGKLPRCLVQQLQKYQHNHRRFLLFVPRIQQLASVYAALRHYCPQMMGQTVYSADPERLTKVQQMRSKQLQYLVTTTILERGVTFPGIDVIVLGADDAVFSTAALVQIAGRVGRSRDRPTGLVWFICHSHGRNVKRAQRQIQTINQKGRRLRATMPTVP
- a CDS encoding integral membrane protein, which encodes MQVLKIFELFLLQPLVWLGLLRSYLTAKRRVKNERQYFHSAINPQLVEVRHFLMDGCLLGILMTAISLALGLVVAPIWVVIYEAVAAISLIIIPGALAPVTAFGLSWLIYWAMSPELTTVGGVLQRHGFATTSMSGSLVVNGLILLAIVLATTAILLRWHDQDGRSPQLQPDQRGKRLVRYRWQQLVVLPVGVLIPGDWLHAVFSWWPVFMVGERSFSILLLPLLIGTSVRVYKQLPQIAWRQLASRFSWVAVVSVLVAIIARFAALSPQWLLALMGLVVVLTWGILAQHRYHDRHQQFRYADTEQGVRVIGLRPHTPADKLNLDLGDIILECNRQPVNTEAQFYAALLKSPTYVHLKVRNRQQELIITETAIYNGAPHELGIVLFTDLED